In Macadamia integrifolia cultivar HAES 741 chromosome 12, SCU_Mint_v3, whole genome shotgun sequence, the following are encoded in one genomic region:
- the LOC122058332 gene encoding transcription factor MYB59-like isoform X1: protein MMTKKMMVAPEETRKGPWTEQEDLQLMCFVSLFGERRWDFIAKFSGLNRTGKSCRLRWVNYLHPGLKRGRMTPQEERLVLELHSKWGNRWSRIARRLPGRTDNEIKNYWRTHMRKKAQEMKRALSPPSSSSSPRDSTSRFSDLPDDHQNQVIEGISLFDDKGSTITNGDLAVSTGDQNEEEIAKGYYSMDQIWKEIAFMEQNVISSTGPVYVGNEEHKEEVAYSFFSPPTSMAPPPPSSSSSSSGNYVSDSLWRMDDQEDIKMPLPTMGDFFVSDYGNGIEY from the exons atgatgacgaagaagatgaTGGTGGCTCCAGAGGAAACTCGAAAGGGTCCATGGACAGAGCAAGAAGATCTTCAACTGATGTGCTTCGTGAGCTTATTCGGCGAACGTCGATGGGATTTCATAGCCAAATTTTCAG GTCTCAACAGAACTGGAAAGAGTTGTAGGTTACGATGGGTTAATTACCTTCACCCAGGCCTCAAACGTGGAAGGATGACACCTCAAGAGGAGAGACTTGTGCTTGAACTCCACTCCAAATGGGGCAATAG ATGGTCCAGAATTGCTCGCAGGTTACCAGGTCGAACTGATAATGAGATAAAGAACTATTGGAGGACACATATGAGGAAGAAAGCACAAGAGATGAAAAGGGCTTTGTCACcaccttcatcttcctcttctccacGAGATAGTACTTCTAGGTTTTCTGATCTCCCTGATGATCACCAAAACCAGGTCATAGAAGGAATTAGTTTATTTGATGACAAAGGTAGTACTATTACTAATGGTGATTTGGCTGTGAGTACAGGAGATCAGAATGAGGAAGAAATTGCAAAAGGTTACTACTCCATGGATCAAATATGGAAGGAAATTGCTTTCATGGAACAAAATGTGATCAGCAGTACTGGACCAGTTTATGTGGGAAATGAAGAACACAAGGAAGAAGTGGCTTACAGTTTCTTTAGTCCTCCAACTTCAatggctcctcctcctccttcttcttcttcttcttcttctgggaACTATGTTTCAGATTCACTGTGGAGGATGGATGATCAAGAAGACATCAAGATGCCACTTCCAACCATGggagatttttttgtttcagaCTATGGAAATGGGATAGAATACTAA
- the LOC122058332 gene encoding myb-related protein MYBAS2-like isoform X2: protein MMTKKMMVAPEETRKGPWTEQEDLQLMCFVSLFGERRWDFIAKFSGLNRTGKSCRLRWVNYLHPGLKRGRMTPQEERLVLELHSKWGNRWSRIARRLPGRTDNEIKNYWRTHMRKKAQEMKRALSPPSSSSSPRDSTSRFSDLPDDHQNQEIRMRKKLQKVTTPWIKYGRKLLSWNKM, encoded by the exons atgatgacgaagaagatgaTGGTGGCTCCAGAGGAAACTCGAAAGGGTCCATGGACAGAGCAAGAAGATCTTCAACTGATGTGCTTCGTGAGCTTATTCGGCGAACGTCGATGGGATTTCATAGCCAAATTTTCAG GTCTCAACAGAACTGGAAAGAGTTGTAGGTTACGATGGGTTAATTACCTTCACCCAGGCCTCAAACGTGGAAGGATGACACCTCAAGAGGAGAGACTTGTGCTTGAACTCCACTCCAAATGGGGCAATAG ATGGTCCAGAATTGCTCGCAGGTTACCAGGTCGAACTGATAATGAGATAAAGAACTATTGGAGGACACATATGAGGAAGAAAGCACAAGAGATGAAAAGGGCTTTGTCACcaccttcatcttcctcttctccacGAGATAGTACTTCTAGGTTTTCTGATCTCCCTGATGATCACCAAAACCAG GAGATCAGAATGAGGAAGAAATTGCAAAAGGTTACTACTCCATGGATCAAATATGGAAGGAAATTGCTTTCATGGAACAAAATGTGA